The region TTCAACGTTTCCCAAGGCTGGTTAAGAGAGTACTTAATTCCAGTTACATTCTCTTCCTGTATTAAATAGTTAACACTGGATTTCTGGAGGTCATGCAAAGCCATGTAAATACCAATACCCAAGTGAGCATCATTACTCGAAAATTGTATGTGACAGGGTTAATTTGTCAATAATTGTGTATAATATATCTGAGTATCACCTTAGGTCTGTCATCTTACAGTAGATCGAACCACAGAGGAGCATTGTGTCTGCACATGTCTGACCAGTGCAGTGCATGTCTGATTTTACTTTGCAGAGCTACATGTAATGTCTGCCCTGTTACACACCCTCCCCAAAGGCAGTATAAGTTGAGAATGTGTTTGACGTCAAGGGGTGGATGGCACCCTTTTCTACAACCCTGCACAATATTTCCAACCCTCAGGCATTCAAATTCACTAAAGCTCCATCTGGAAAAGTTGTTATGCAGTATATAAGAACTGGGGGAGTGATCAGAGTGAAAACTGGAAGCCAGATAGCCCTGACCCTGAACAGTGGCTTACCATCCTTAAAGTAAGTTAATTAATTGCATTTAGGAATGCACATTGTGCAGTAAGTGATTTGTTGGCAAATAAATGCCTTTTTTGGGAATTCAAAGAATATATACTATATAATTATACacaagataattttaaaaagggaaaaatcaAGTGCAAAGAAGAATTTTGATTATAATTTTCTGCAGCCAGCAAGTGTTAATTTGCAGATGTGTATTAAAGAATATTCCACTTACATGTAAgtactacagtacatgtacagtatgctGGGGATGACAGCGTGGATATCCCATTTATTTTGAAGGAAGATGTGGAAATAAACCCCAGTGAAGTCCCTGATTATGTCATCCCGAACACAGAGAAGCTGGAACTTGAAAAGCTGCGGACTGATATTGAGAAGTTTTATAAATCATTTTCAGAAGAGCACAAAAGAGAGTGGAGTACTCTCCTATCAGCTGACAATACAAAGTGGATTCAGAAAGGTAGGGCAGCAAGTTGGCCATTGCAAGATATACTTGCTAGGAAAGCAAACTTGAGGGATAAACAAAAACTACCTGAGTCGGATGACAATGGCCTAGAATTTTTGGGACAGAAACCTGAGGGGGTTCCAGTAGATGTCGATGACATGGTCATACGAGAGTACCAGTACGAGAGGTAAACCATAAGGTGTAAAAAGATGCAATTGCTTGATTAAAATTAATGCTCCATTCACCTTGAACCTTAACCATGACTGTTTTGaagatgtttagttaaacatgctttcaaagtgttttcttttaaagcaTGTATGTATACTGATTTCTGTCaactacaaatttagcacaggtCAAAGCATTTATTCAAACTCACCCAAATCTCATGTAAAAGGAGGTCTTACATTTTTCTATGACTCATTTTCAGTTTGTTTAGTCCAGGTTAATTTagcatgtcttgttggtgtgaatggggtataagAAAGTGTGatttcttcattttgtttttttgcattcaGGTGTATGGTGGAGTATACAGAAGACCACAACCAGTTGTAATGAtggcacttatgtccaggtttgaccctaattagatgcacgcccaattttgacatccaacacaaagtgtccctttaagtctaagcatttgctacctattttcaacaataaggtaggggtaaaggttagcgttatttttcccttttgggtaaatgcagcagttaatcttcacttaaagagcagcatttgggggacactttgtgacataaattgtctgtattctgagacacaagtgatgttgaagttggttagaagagcaaggggacacttcgtgacgcttattgaaatcggcgtgcatctaattagggtcaaacctggacatatctcaatGATGGGGATAGTTATGAAGTAGTAGTACCAGGTAGCATTGTTGCTGTCAACCTAGATGGAAACTACAAGCCTCCCGATCTAGCAGAAGTACAACAGGTTGAAAATATCTCCTTTACTGTGCAGTGGCTAAAGTGTGGCTACAAGACAAAATGGGTGCCTTGGCATGGCTGGACATCCACCCAGATTCCAAAGGAAAGCATAATATACTTTGATATTGACTTTGATGAAAATGGGAAACTGAAAAAAGAGGCAGCACAGTATTTAAGAAGAGGATACAAGGAGTTACAAAAAAATTAGATGTAGATCAGATTACCTATGAATTATTTATGTGGTCATGtaccttaaagtgctactgtgaccaaaaaccaagttttaagccttgatttcaaaaagacacctgttaaACTGTATtgcaactggaattttcttgtttaatggtccaccattactaactttaacttCTTGAGGGAACTGGCaagattgaggagaaaatgatgtcaaagactcaatacatgtagtttaagaatgcaatgaaAGTGTATGCCGCTGAATTAAtttgcagcacaggagtttcaggctttcagacttttaaacttgtgttttctgtttacacgctgaaattttaagctagtgagtaaatgacatcacttttgCTTAGATCGAACTCTCAGAGGTCCACTCGGTCAGTTtgaaacgtgagtaatggcagactgggaaatccaaaacttcactcaaagtaaacagcctttggataacagaccttaaaattttgccagtcaagtgttgagcaatcacactttcaaaatctgaagaaaaaaaggaagtgattttttggtcatagttaCTGTGGCACTTAAACAATAGGGTAATTCTGTAGATCTGCCAGTGATGAAGTAAGAAGCTAAAGTAGTATGCGATCATTAATTTTATCCAGCTGGTCTGTCCATGGAAATTCACATGAAGCTGTTACTTATGCAGTAAAAAGCTTAACTATtcgatcatattttatccagacctaTTCATGGAAGTTTCCATAGATGTGCTAGTGATGTGGTAAAAAGTTTacatatgggatcatatttcAACTAGGCCTGtttgtggaaatttccataaagctGTTAGCGATGTGGCAAAAAGCTGaagtatgggatcatattttatcgagacctgttcatggaaatttccttagatctgctagtgatgtggttaaaagtttatatatgggatcatattttattcaggcttgtttatggaaatttccataaatctGTTAGTCATGTGGCAGAAAGCTaaagtatgggatcatattttatccagatgtgttcatggaaatttccataaaactgttagtgatgtggcaaaaagttaaaatatgggatcatattttatccaggcctgttcatagaaatttccatagatctgctaGTGATGTGGGTAAAAGTTTAAATATGGGATCAAATCTTATCCaggcctgtttatggaaatttccataaacctGTTAGTGATGTGGCAAACAGCTtaagtatgggatcatattttatccagacctgtttatggaaatttccataaagctgttagtgatgtggcaaaaagcttaagtatgggatcatattttatccagacctgtttatggaaatttccatagatttGCTAGTGGTGTGGTTAAAAGTTTACATATGGGATCACATTTATCCaggcctgtttatggaaatttccacaaaGCTGTTTGTGATGTGGCAAAAAGCTaaagtatgggatcatattttatccagacctgttcatggaaatttccatagatctactagtgatgtggttaaaagtttacatatgggatcatattttatccaggcctgtttatggaaatttccatagatctgctaGTGGTGTGGTTAAAAGTTTACATATGGGATCAAATTTATCCAGGCCTGTTTATGGAGATTTCCACAAAGCTGTTTGTGATGTGGCAAAAAGCTaaagtatgggatcatattttatccagacctgttcatggaaatttccatagatctactagtgatgtggttaaaagtttacatatgggatcatattttatccaggcctgtttatggaaatttccacaaTGCTGTTAGTGCTTATCCAGaccctgttcatggaaatttccataaatctGTTTGTGATGTTGTAAATGGTTAAAGTATGAGATCTTTTTGTCCATagctgttcatggaaatttctataGGCCTATGGAAATTTACATAAAGCTGTTAGTGATGTGGCAAAACGCTtaagtatgggatcatattttatccagccctgttcatggaaatttccataaaactGTTAGTGATCAATGTGGCAAAAAGTTAAaatatgggatcatattttatccaggcctgttcgtggaaatttccatagatctgctaGGGATGTGGGTAGAAGTTTAAATATGGGATCAAATCTTATCCaggcctgtttatggaaatttccataaacctGTTAGTGATGTGGCAAACAGCTtaagtatgggatcatattttatccagacctgtttatggaaatttccataaagctgttagtgatgtggcaaaaagcttaagtatgggatcatattttatccagacctgtttatggaaattccCATAAAGCTGTTAGTGATGTGGCAAAAAGCTTAAGTATGGGATCACATTTATCCaggcctgtttatggaaatttccacaaaGCTGTTTGTGATGTGGCAAAAAGCTAatgtatgggatcatattttatccagacctgttcatggaaatttccatagatctaCTAGTGATATGGTTAAAAGTTTACacatgggatcatattttatccaggcctGTTTACGGAAATTTCCACAATGCTGTTAGTGcttatccagacctgttcatggaaatttccataaatctGTTTGTGATGTTGTAAATGGTTaaagtatgggatcatattttatccagacctgttcatggaaatttccatagatctactagtgatgtggttaaaagtttacacatgggatcatattttatccaggcctGTTTACGGAAATTTCCACAATGCTGTTAGTGcttatccagacctgttcatggaaatttccataaatctGTTTGTGATGTTGTAAATGGTTAAAGTATGGGATCTTTTTATCCATagctgttcatggaaatttctataAATCTCGTAGTGATGTGATAAAAAGTTGAAGTTTAgaatcatattttatccagacctgtttatggaaatttccataaagctGGTAGTGATGTGGTAAAAAGCTGAAGTATGGGACCATATTTCATAtagacctgttcatggaaatttctataAAACTGCTAGTGATGTGGTAAAAAGTTTAAAGTATGGGTTGATATATcatccagacctgttcatggaaatttctataCATCTGTTAGTGGTGTTGTAAATAGTTAAAGTATGGTATAATTTTATCCATACCTGTTCATAGCAGTATCTACAGACCTGCTGGTGGAAAGTTAAAAAGTTGTGAAGTTTCTTTCCGATAGTGGTTTCAATTCACGTGGTGTTAAATTGATAACCACGATTTCATGAATAAAGTTTTCCTTATCGTTAAATGGCCCGTACCGTGGTTAAAAATTGAGAGTAAGATGCTTATATCAGCCAACGTTCTTGACATTGGCAAATAACGCCAATTCAGATTACTTGGTTTACCAAAATTGCCTTACTTCAGAAAATGCCAACTTAAAAAATTACGTGTTCGTTGTGCTCCTTAATAGCTAAGCATGTTTCCTTTTTACGCAGGAGAACGATCCCTCAGCTTCTGTGCTACCTACTGCCAGTACAGCAAGAACCTCGAGGGGCTCTCGCATGTTTGGAAGCCAAAGCCAAAAGGCATGTTACAGAGGTTTCGCCAACTCGACTGTCGGCACGTGATCCACTTCTTTTGCAGTATTTTGGCGAGTTCAGCTATACTTTAACGAGAACTTGCTTTACATGATAACTGCAGGAATAAGAGCAAAGAGTTCGTAGCCTGCTTGCTTTTCTTTGTTAAGGCGGTATTTCAATTCTAGACAAATTGTGTCCAAAAATC is a window of Montipora foliosa isolate CH-2021 chromosome 5, ASM3666993v2, whole genome shotgun sequence DNA encoding:
- the LOC138003600 gene encoding uncharacterized protein, giving the protein MKLLTRCLTKCLVKQDTRTFSDVEINPSEVPDYVIPNTEKLELEKLRTDIEKFYKSFSEEHKREWSTLLSADNTKWIQKGRAASWPLQDILARKANLRDKQKLPESDDNGLEFLGQKPEGVPVDVDDMVIREYQYERCMVEYTEDHNQL